Proteins encoded together in one Streptomyces sp. NBC_01216 window:
- a CDS encoding NADH-quinone oxidoreductase subunit D, producing MTTPSASARETTEGTVYTVTGGDWDEVVQSAAKADDERIVVNMGPQHPSTHGVLRLILEIDGETVTEARCGIGYLHTGIEKNLEYRTWTQGTTFVTRMDYLTSFYNETAYCLGVEKLLGITEEIPDRASVIRVLLMELNRLSSHLVCIATGGMELGATTIMIYGFRDREMILDLYELITGLRMNHAYIRPGGLAQDLPPGAVDAVREFVKTMKKNLPEYDKLATGNPIFKARMQDVGYLDLTGCMALGATGPILRSAGLPHDLRKTDPYCGYEDYDFEIPTADTCDSYGRFLVRLEEMRQSLRIVEQCLDRLEPGPVMVGDKKIAWPAQLALGPDGLGNSLDHIKKIMGTSMEALIHHFKLVTEGFRVPAGQVYTAVESPKGELGVHVVSDGGTRPYRVHFRDPSFTNLQAMAAMCEGGQVADVIVAVASIDPVMGGVDR from the coding sequence GTGACTACCCCATCGGCAAGCGCCCGCGAGACCACCGAAGGCACCGTCTACACGGTCACGGGTGGTGACTGGGACGAGGTCGTGCAGTCCGCGGCCAAGGCCGACGACGAGCGGATCGTCGTCAACATGGGCCCCCAGCACCCCTCCACGCACGGTGTCCTCCGGCTGATCCTCGAGATCGACGGCGAGACCGTCACCGAGGCCCGCTGCGGCATCGGCTACCTCCACACCGGCATCGAGAAGAACCTCGAGTACCGGACCTGGACCCAGGGCACCACCTTCGTCACGCGCATGGACTACCTCACCTCGTTCTACAACGAGACGGCGTACTGCCTGGGCGTGGAGAAGCTGCTCGGCATCACCGAGGAGATCCCCGACCGCGCCTCCGTGATCCGCGTCCTGCTCATGGAGCTCAACCGGCTCTCCTCGCACCTGGTGTGCATCGCCACCGGCGGCATGGAGCTGGGCGCGACCACGATCATGATCTACGGCTTCCGGGACCGCGAGATGATCCTGGACCTGTACGAGCTGATCACGGGCCTGCGGATGAACCACGCGTACATCCGCCCCGGGGGCCTGGCCCAGGACCTCCCGCCCGGCGCAGTCGACGCCGTGCGCGAGTTCGTGAAGACCATGAAGAAGAACCTGCCGGAGTACGACAAGCTCGCCACCGGCAACCCCATCTTCAAGGCCCGCATGCAGGACGTCGGATACCTCGACCTCACCGGCTGCATGGCGCTGGGCGCCACCGGGCCGATCCTGCGTTCCGCCGGTCTCCCGCACGACCTGCGCAAGACCGACCCGTACTGCGGATACGAGGACTACGACTTCGAGATCCCCACCGCCGACACCTGCGACTCCTACGGACGCTTCCTGGTCCGCCTGGAGGAGATGCGGCAGTCCCTGCGGATCGTCGAGCAGTGCCTCGACCGCCTGGAGCCCGGCCCGGTCATGGTCGGCGACAAGAAGATCGCCTGGCCCGCCCAGCTCGCCCTCGGACCGGACGGACTCGGCAACTCCCTCGACCACATCAAGAAGATCATGGGCACCTCCATGGAAGCCCTGATCCACCACTTCAAGCTGGTCACCGAGGGCTTCCGGGTCCCGGCCGGACAGGTCTACACGGCGGTCGAGTCACCCAAGGGCGAACTCGGCGTGCACGTCGTCTCCGACGGCGGCACCCGCCCCTACCGGGTCCACTTCCGTGACCCGTCCTTCACCAACCTGCAGGCCATGGCGGCGATGTGCGAGGGCGGCCAGGTCGCCGACGTCATCGTCGCCGTCGCCTCCATCGACCCCGTGATGGGAGGCGTCGACCGATGA
- a CDS encoding NuoB/complex I 20 kDa subunit family protein: MGLEEKLPSGFLLTTVEQAAGWVRKASVFPATFGLACCAIEMMTTGAGRYDLARFGMEVFRGSPRQADLMIVAGRVSQKMAPVLRQVYDQMPNPKWVISMGVCASSGGMFNNYAIVQGVDHIVPVDIYLPGCPPRPEMLMDAILKLHQKIQNSKLGVNAEEAAREAEEAALKALPTIEMKGLLR, translated from the coding sequence ATGGGACTCGAAGAGAAGCTGCCGAGCGGCTTTCTGCTGACGACGGTCGAACAGGCCGCGGGCTGGGTGCGCAAGGCGTCCGTCTTTCCCGCGACCTTCGGCCTGGCCTGCTGCGCCATCGAGATGATGACGACCGGCGCCGGGCGGTACGACCTGGCCCGCTTCGGCATGGAGGTCTTCCGCGGCTCGCCGCGCCAGGCCGACCTGATGATCGTGGCCGGCCGTGTCAGCCAGAAGATGGCGCCCGTCCTGCGGCAGGTCTACGACCAGATGCCGAACCCCAAGTGGGTCATCTCCATGGGGGTTTGCGCTTCGTCGGGCGGAATGTTCAATAATTACGCGATTGTGCAGGGCGTTGATCATATTGTGCCGGTTGACATCTATTTGCCGGGTTGCCCGCCGCGCCCCGAGATGCTGATGGACGCGATTCTCAAGCTCCACCAGAAGATCCAGAACTCGAAGCTCGGCGTGAACGCGGAGGAAGCGGCCCGCGAGGCGGAGGAGGCGGCGCTCAAGGCGCTGCCCACGATCGAGATGAAGGGGCTCCTCCGTTGA
- a CDS encoding NADH-quinone oxidoreductase subunit C, whose product MSDETPNPEKELSEQNLPGQRGEHGEEVRVQRGMFGAGDGGDTSGYGGLVRSVRLPGAATRPYGGWFDEVADELEGALDEQGLLPENAIEKTVVDRGELTFHIAREHLVRVARTLRDDPALRFELCTGVSGVHYLGDQGRELHAVYHLRSLTHGRLIRLETSAPDADPHIPSLTAVYPTNDWHERETYDFFGIVFDGHPALTRIMMPDDWQGFPQRKDYPLGGIAVEYKGAQIPAPDQRRSYS is encoded by the coding sequence TTGAGTGACGAGACACCCAACCCCGAGAAGGAGCTGAGCGAGCAGAACCTGCCCGGTCAGCGCGGGGAGCACGGCGAGGAGGTCCGCGTCCAGCGCGGCATGTTCGGCGCCGGCGACGGCGGCGACACCTCCGGTTACGGTGGCCTCGTCCGCTCCGTGCGCCTCCCCGGCGCGGCCACCCGCCCCTACGGCGGCTGGTTCGACGAGGTCGCCGACGAACTCGAGGGCGCCCTCGACGAGCAGGGGCTGCTGCCCGAGAACGCCATCGAGAAGACGGTCGTGGACCGCGGCGAGCTCACCTTCCACATCGCGCGCGAGCACCTCGTCCGGGTGGCGCGGACCCTGCGCGACGACCCCGCCCTGCGGTTCGAGCTCTGCACCGGTGTCTCCGGCGTCCACTACCTGGGCGACCAGGGCCGCGAACTGCACGCCGTCTACCACCTGCGCTCGCTCACCCACGGCCGGCTCATCCGCCTGGAGACGTCCGCTCCGGACGCCGACCCGCACATCCCGTCGCTGACCGCCGTCTACCCGACGAACGACTGGCACGAGCGCGAGACGTACGACTTCTTCGGCATCGTCTTCGACGGCCACCCCGCCCTCACCCGGATCATGATGCCGGACGACTGGCAGGGCTTCCCGCAGCGCAAGGACTACCCCCTCGGCGGCATCGCCGTCGAGTACAAGGGCGCCCAGATCCCGGCTCCCGACCAGCGGAGGTCGTACTCGTGA
- a CDS encoding NADH-quinone oxidoreductase subunit A, with product MNAYAPILVLGALGAGFAIFSVVMATLIGPKRYNRAKLEAYECGIEPTPRPVAGGRFPIKYYLTAMLFIVFDIEIVFLYPWAVTFDALGLFGLVEMLLFVLTVFVAYAYVWRRGGLEWD from the coding sequence GTGAATGCGTACGCGCCCATCCTCGTGCTCGGCGCCCTGGGTGCGGGGTTTGCGATCTTCTCCGTGGTCATGGCCACGCTTATCGGCCCAAAACGGTACAACAGGGCGAAGCTTGAGGCGTATGAGTGCGGTATCGAACCAACGCCCAGACCTGTCGCGGGCGGACGCTTCCCCATCAAGTACTACCTGACGGCGATGCTCTTCATCGTCTTCGACATCGAGATCGTCTTCCTCTACCCCTGGGCCGTCACGTTCGACGCCCTGGGGCTTTTCGGGCTCGTGGAGATGCTGCTCTTCGTGCTCACCGTCTTCGTCGCCTACGCCTACGTGTGGCGGCGCGGCGGCCTGGAATGGGACTGA